In the genome of Desulfovibrio desulfuricans, one region contains:
- a CDS encoding nitroreductase family protein produces the protein MIELLSNRRSIRKFTPQAVSEQHIEKLLAAGLLAPSSRDTRPVELVAVRDRAVIKALAACRDSGTMPLNTASLVVAVTANTGKADVWVENASIAAILVQLEAEKLGLGSTWVQMRLRTNGDKSAEDEVRKTLGVPANYGVLCLLAIGHKDEIKQPRQLDEADWARTHSEHF, from the coding sequence ATGATCGAACTGTTGAGCAACCGTCGCAGCATACGCAAGTTCACCCCGCAGGCGGTGAGTGAGCAACACATTGAAAAACTCCTCGCCGCCGGGCTGCTCGCACCCTCCTCCAGGGATACGCGGCCGGTTGAGCTGGTGGCCGTGCGCGACAGGGCGGTTATCAAAGCCCTTGCCGCCTGCCGCGACTCAGGCACCATGCCCCTTAATACGGCCTCGCTGGTTGTGGCGGTAACGGCCAATACCGGCAAGGCTGACGTGTGGGTTGAAAACGCCTCCATTGCGGCCATTCTTGTGCAGCTTGAGGCCGAAAAACTGGGGCTTGGCTCGACATGGGTGCAGATGCGGCTGCGCACCAACGGCGACAAGTCCGCCGAGGACGAAGTACGCAAAACACTGGGCGTCCCCGCCAATTACGGTGTGCTCTGCCTGCTGGCCATTGGGCATAAGGACGAAATCAAGCAACCCCGCCAGCTCGACGAGGCAGATTGGGCGCGCACCCACAGCGAGCACTTTTAG
- the rpmB gene encoding 50S ribosomal protein L28 has product MSKECIFCGKKPQVGNLVSHSNIKTKRRFNPNLQRVRHQFPDGSVRTLSVCTRCLRSGVVVKPTVRKQA; this is encoded by the coding sequence ATGAGCAAGGAATGCATCTTTTGCGGCAAAAAGCCCCAGGTCGGCAATCTTGTGAGCCACTCCAACATCAAGACCAAGCGCCGCTTTAATCCCAATCTGCAGCGCGTGCGTCACCAGTTCCCCGACGGTAGCGTGCGGACCCTTTCCGTCTGCACCCGTTGCCTGCGTTCTGGCGTTGTGGTTAAGCCCACGGTGCGCAAGCAGGCTTAA
- a CDS encoding rhomboid family intramembrane serine protease codes for MRTPIPKVFAFSRYWRIRRRPNSLPLDWRPVAGSQGYTRYTSFREWLLVLNACGIPHQTAQMGGREYIYVPALYENIALTELGAFYRETTRPAPEPTPLRVFPHAFLAALALLPVILWHGWRMGWWHAPQPLPQPELWSGAGVLDIVRVRVFNEWYRTVTALGLHASLTHLCGNVAFGSIFLTLLARLTGVGRAIWLTLLGGALGNALTVLLRPHPVLSMGFSTALFASIGAIAGFMANQQSGRRKAMLPVAAAAALLAMLGTEGENTDYAAHLAGLACGLALGAFEAWRVRNHHAGLGQWSAAAATLFVVCVAWWRAFAAING; via the coding sequence ATGCGCACACCAATACCCAAGGTATTTGCTTTTTCGCGCTACTGGCGCATCCGGCGCAGGCCCAACAGCCTGCCCCTCGACTGGCGTCCTGTGGCCGGGTCGCAGGGCTACACCCGCTATACGAGCTTTCGCGAATGGCTGCTTGTGCTCAATGCCTGCGGCATACCACACCAGACAGCCCAAATGGGCGGGCGGGAATATATTTATGTACCCGCGCTGTACGAAAATATCGCCCTGACAGAGCTTGGGGCCTTTTACCGCGAAACAACAAGGCCCGCCCCCGAGCCGACGCCTCTCAGGGTTTTTCCGCACGCTTTTTTGGCGGCTCTGGCCCTGCTGCCGGTCATACTGTGGCACGGCTGGCGCATGGGCTGGTGGCATGCCCCGCAGCCGCTGCCGCAGCCCGAGCTGTGGAGCGGCGCTGGCGTGCTCGACATCGTGCGGGTTCGCGTTTTTAACGAGTGGTACAGAACCGTCACCGCGCTTGGCCTGCACGCCAGCCTTACCCATCTGTGCGGCAATGTGGCCTTTGGCTCCATATTTCTTACGCTTCTGGCACGCCTCACAGGCGTCGGCAGGGCCATATGGCTTACGCTGCTTGGCGGGGCGCTGGGCAATGCCCTGACCGTGCTGCTGCGTCCGCATCCGGTGCTGAGCATGGGTTTTTCTACTGCGCTGTTTGCCAGCATTGGGGCTATTGCGGGTTTTATGGCAAACCAGCAAAGCGGCAGGCGCAAAGCCATGCTGCCGGTGGCGGCGGCAGCCGCCCTGCTGGCCATGCTTGGTACTGAAGGCGAAAATACCGATTATGCCGCCCATCTGGCCGGTCTGGCCTGCGGGCTGGCGTTGGGCGCGTTTGAGGCTTGGAGGGTGCGCAACCACCATGCTGGTCTGGGCCAGTGGAGTGCGGCCGCGGCAACGCTTTTTGTGGTCTGCGTCGCGTGGTGGCGGGCCTTTGCCGCCATAAACGGCTGA
- a CDS encoding threonine/serine exporter family protein, whose product MMLVDCLADGLLAAIAAVGFAAISRPTKRIAVMAGLLAATGHMSRFLLLQAHVGIASASLCAGLIISFCSMPIARRCHTPAEMFVFPALLPMIPGMFAYKAILATLKFLNTAGTPQGETVLVSVVYNGLTAFFIMCALAIGAILPLLLFHREAPLGRTLHKLSKNGKTV is encoded by the coding sequence ATGATGCTGGTGGATTGTCTTGCTGACGGGCTGCTTGCGGCGATTGCCGCCGTGGGCTTTGCGGCCATTTCGCGGCCGACCAAGCGTATTGCCGTTATGGCCGGTTTGCTCGCGGCTACAGGGCATATGAGCCGTTTTTTGCTGCTGCAGGCGCATGTGGGCATCGCCAGCGCCTCACTCTGCGCCGGGCTGATCATTTCCTTTTGCAGCATGCCCATCGCGCGCCGGTGTCACACCCCGGCCGAGATGTTTGTTTTCCCCGCTTTGCTGCCCATGATACCCGGTATGTTTGCCTATAAGGCTATTCTGGCTACCCTGAAGTTTCTCAATACAGCGGGGACCCCCCAGGGGGAGACTGTGCTGGTGAGCGTTGTCTACAACGGGCTGACGGCCTTTTTTATCATGTGCGCTCTGGCTATCGGGGCCATACTGCCTCTGCTGCTTTTTCACAGGGAGGCTCCGTTGGGGCGTACGCTGCACAAGTTGAGCAAGAACGGCAAAACTGTTTAA
- a CDS encoding threonine/serine exporter family protein: MADAAGGMAAGASGNAPGVLTAKELIEFIQVFSSTLLGAGGQTTRVDRTACRIARAYGFEVELAIFPKHLMLSVIKPAEGGIPAERRTAVSSIVSGAPNFQRVAALNALSWSIADENLSLDEARQRFSAICAVPTINPVLLRFLVSCANAAFCGLFNGDLTAMGLVFCATLLGFYLRQKLLHWGLDVKVTFFLCAFAASLLASVGIVLQLGGTPQTAIAASVLFLIPGIPLINAMLDILDGHVLMGVSRLIQASTLIICIALGLATTMLLMGVDSL, translated from the coding sequence ATGGCGGACGCTGCCGGCGGCATGGCCGCCGGGGCTTCGGGCAATGCGCCTGGCGTTCTTACAGCTAAAGAACTTATTGAATTTATTCAGGTATTTTCTTCAACATTGCTTGGGGCAGGCGGGCAGACCACACGAGTGGACCGCACCGCCTGCCGCATTGCGCGCGCATATGGTTTTGAAGTTGAGCTGGCCATTTTTCCCAAGCATCTGATGCTTTCGGTCATCAAGCCTGCCGAGGGGGGCATTCCGGCTGAGCGCCGTACTGCGGTGAGCTCCATTGTGTCGGGCGCGCCCAATTTTCAGCGGGTAGCCGCTCTCAATGCCTTGAGTTGGAGCATCGCTGACGAAAACCTTAGCCTTGACGAGGCGCGCCAGCGCTTCAGCGCCATTTGCGCGGTGCCTACCATCAACCCCGTCTTGCTGCGATTTCTTGTATCGTGCGCCAATGCGGCCTTCTGCGGCCTGTTCAACGGCGATTTGACAGCCATGGGTCTGGTGTTTTGCGCGACCCTGCTGGGCTTTTATCTGCGGCAAAAGCTGCTGCATTGGGGCCTGGATGTAAAGGTCACCTTTTTTTTGTGCGCGTTTGCAGCCTCGCTGCTGGCGTCTGTGGGCATAGTGCTGCAGCTGGGCGGCACACCGCAGACTGCCATTGCCGCCAGCGTGCTTTTTCTTATCCCCGGCATCCCCCTTATCAACGCCATGCTCGACATCCTTGACGGGCATGTGCTCATGGGCGTCTCGCGGCTTATTCAGGCCAGCACGCTCATCATCTGCATTGCTTTGGGGCTGGCCACAACCATGCTGCTGATGGGGGTGGATTCACTATGA
- a CDS encoding ornithine carbamoyltransferase gives MARHILSIKSLGEKASWLLVQQALGMPEPKMQSDFMAQRVALLMFSQHSLPERLCVSAAVRQMGGAVVYEGNRGSWRTEMSDYQEQLLPVFSYYIDCLYMYGMPVGGWDMEASCLRFPLINAGSPDAHPAHALADIACMLRNSRYLNGVSCGWMGCVNGTLHSLIEATAWFPFALRVALPSRSDAGPLKETAARLGTHVTFVDSPEEAVRGANYVFAGCRSGLTDEERAHWRVGPELLSKAATDVHLMLSASPVAAIGVDDAILASKASLLVQQAEYRLRVHKRMLHWVFLDNETGI, from the coding sequence ATGGCAAGACATATTTTGAGTATCAAAAGCCTTGGGGAAAAGGCTTCCTGGCTGTTGGTGCAGCAGGCTTTGGGCATGCCGGAACCGAAAATGCAATCCGATTTTATGGCGCAGCGCGTAGCGTTGCTGATGTTTTCGCAACACTCGTTGCCCGAGCGGCTTTGCGTGTCGGCGGCTGTGCGGCAGATGGGCGGCGCCGTGGTTTATGAAGGCAACCGCGGCAGCTGGCGTACCGAAATGAGCGATTATCAGGAACAGCTTCTGCCGGTTTTCAGCTATTATATCGACTGCCTGTATATGTACGGCATGCCCGTGGGCGGGTGGGACATGGAGGCCTCGTGTCTGCGCTTCCCCCTGATCAATGCTGGCAGCCCTGACGCGCACCCCGCGCACGCCCTTGCAGACATTGCCTGTATGCTGCGCAATTCGCGCTATCTCAACGGCGTTAGCTGCGGCTGGATGGGCTGCGTCAACGGCACGCTGCATTCGCTCATAGAAGCCACGGCGTGGTTTCCGTTTGCGTTGCGGGTGGCGCTGCCCTCGCGCAGCGACGCAGGGCCGCTCAAAGAGACCGCCGCCCGTTTGGGCACGCATGTCACCTTTGTGGATAGCCCCGAAGAAGCCGTGCGCGGGGCCAATTATGTTTTTGCGGGCTGCCGCAGCGGCCTGACGGATGAGGAGCGTGCGCACTGGCGCGTTGGGCCTGAGCTGCTGTCCAAGGCGGCGACCGATGTGCATCTGATGTTGAGCGCCTCGCCCGTGGCGGCCATTGGGGTTGACGACGCCATTTTGGCAAGCAAGGCCTCGCTGCTGGTGCAGCAGGCAGAATACCGGCTGCGTGTGCACAAGCGCATGCTGCATTGGGTTTTTCTTGATAATGAAACAGGGATCTAG
- a CDS encoding HAD family hydrolase codes for MKAFLFDLDGTLIDSLEDIGQACNDVLASHGYPVHPLPKYRYYVGRGFHKLVSDALPLGESAKLSTAELSALVTEARAQYGNNMCVHTRPYDGITGALLALAAQGHALAVLSNKPDDLTVALIGRYFPDVPFALVRGGRDGVPLKPEADAPLDMLRQMSVLPADSFYVGDSNVDIFTARNAGMTSIGVAWGFRGAEELRAAQADHVIEAPEALPRLAREA; via the coding sequence ATGAAAGCTTTTCTTTTTGATCTGGACGGAACGCTGATTGACAGCCTGGAAGACATCGGCCAGGCCTGCAACGACGTTCTCGCCAGCCACGGCTACCCCGTGCATCCCCTGCCAAAGTACAGGTATTATGTGGGACGCGGTTTTCACAAACTCGTCAGCGACGCCCTGCCCCTGGGCGAGAGCGCGAAACTTTCCACAGCCGAGCTCTCCGCTCTGGTAACGGAGGCCCGCGCTCAGTACGGCAACAACATGTGCGTGCACACCAGGCCCTACGACGGCATTACCGGGGCCCTGCTGGCTCTGGCCGCGCAAGGTCATGCGCTGGCGGTGCTTTCAAACAAGCCTGACGACCTTACTGTCGCGCTGATCGGCCGCTATTTTCCCGATGTGCCTTTTGCGCTCGTGCGCGGAGGCCGCGATGGCGTGCCCCTCAAACCCGAGGCGGACGCCCCCCTCGACATGTTGCGTCAGATGTCGGTTTTGCCCGCCGACAGCTTTTATGTAGGCGACAGCAATGTGGATATATTTACTGCCCGCAATGCGGGTATGACCTCAATCGGCGTAGCCTGGGGTTTTCGCGGTGCGGAAGAACTGCGCGCAGCCCAGGCCGACCATGTTATCGAAGCACCAGAGGCGCTGCCGCGTCTTGCAAGGGAGGCATAG
- a CDS encoding ATP-binding protein has product MKRPIIEIDEEKCNGCGQCVLDCAEGALAIIDGKAKLISDIYCDGLGACLNCPEGALRLVERDAPEFDEEAALAAKAKREGAQLPQHRPHGGCPGSMARTLTPLTGGPAPAGAAGDLQAQVPTWPIQLRLLPPSAPFLKGANILLAAHCAGFALPNLHADWMRGRVPIIACPKLEDNEILVEKLTAIIQNGGIAGITVLRMSVPCCGGLERLVHRALQAAGSTLTPETHIVQL; this is encoded by the coding sequence ATGAAGCGTCCCATCATTGAGATCGATGAAGAAAAGTGCAACGGTTGCGGGCAGTGCGTACTCGACTGCGCCGAGGGCGCTCTTGCCATCATTGACGGCAAGGCCAAGCTGATAAGCGATATCTACTGCGATGGCCTCGGCGCATGCCTGAACTGCCCCGAGGGAGCATTGCGCCTTGTGGAAAGGGATGCGCCGGAGTTTGACGAAGAGGCCGCGCTTGCCGCCAAGGCAAAACGCGAGGGGGCGCAGTTGCCCCAGCATCGGCCCCACGGCGGCTGCCCTGGCAGCATGGCGCGCACGCTCACGCCGCTTACCGGCGGCCCGGCCCCTGCGGGAGCTGCCGGCGACCTGCAGGCGCAGGTGCCCACATGGCCCATCCAGCTGCGCCTGCTGCCGCCCAGCGCGCCTTTTTTGAAGGGCGCCAACATATTGCTGGCCGCGCACTGCGCGGGCTTTGCCCTGCCCAACCTGCATGCCGACTGGATGCGCGGGCGCGTCCCCATTATTGCCTGCCCCAAGCTTGAGGATAACGAAATTCTGGTGGAAAAGCTCACGGCCATCATCCAGAACGGCGGCATTGCGGGCATTACTGTCCTGCGCATGAGCGTACCCTGCTGCGGCGGGCTCGAGCGCCTGGTGCACCGGGCGCTTCAAGCTGCCGGCAGCACCTTGACGCCGGAGACGCATATTGTACAATTGTAA
- the metA gene encoding homoserine O-acetyltransferase MetA, whose amino-acid sequence MPIKIPADLPACAALESENIFVMTEDRAVQQDIRPLEIAIVNLMPTKIATETQMLRLLSNSPLQVNITLLRTEAHESKNTPTQHLERFYKTFGEIRHGSFDGMIVTGAPVEHLPFEDVDYWQELLEIMAFAQSRVYSTLYICWAAQAALYHFYGIPKYTLPAKLSGIFDHNILQPGCRLFRGFDDTFTAPHSRHTEVRAQDVSNQPALRVLAQSPEAGLALAESLDHSQVFMTGHLEYDRDTLDAEFRRDLERGMNPQPPSHYYPDNDPTRPPHVSWRAHAHLFYCNWLNYYVYQETPFSLTAIARNRQGM is encoded by the coding sequence ATGCCTATCAAGATTCCTGCGGATCTTCCCGCCTGTGCAGCGCTTGAGAGCGAAAACATCTTTGTGATGACGGAAGACCGCGCCGTCCAGCAGGACATACGCCCGCTGGAGATCGCCATAGTCAACCTTATGCCCACAAAAATCGCCACAGAGACCCAAATGTTGCGGCTTTTGAGCAACTCGCCCCTGCAGGTCAACATCACGCTGCTGCGCACCGAGGCGCACGAATCCAAAAACACGCCGACACAGCATCTGGAACGTTTTTACAAAACATTTGGCGAGATCCGCCACGGCAGCTTTGACGGCATGATCGTGACAGGAGCGCCTGTGGAGCATCTGCCTTTTGAAGATGTGGATTACTGGCAGGAACTGCTGGAGATAATGGCCTTTGCGCAAAGCCGCGTATATTCCACCCTGTACATTTGCTGGGCGGCGCAGGCGGCCCTGTACCATTTTTACGGCATACCCAAGTACACGCTGCCTGCAAAGCTGTCGGGCATTTTTGACCACAACATTCTTCAGCCGGGCTGCCGCCTGTTCCGGGGATTTGACGACACGTTTACAGCCCCCCATTCGCGGCATACGGAGGTTCGCGCCCAGGACGTAAGCAATCAGCCAGCCCTGCGCGTTCTGGCCCAGTCGCCTGAAGCGGGTCTGGCCCTGGCCGAAAGTCTCGACCACTCGCAGGTCTTTATGACCGGCCACCTTGAATACGACAGGGATACCCTGGATGCGGAGTTTCGCCGCGACCTCGAGCGGGGCATGAACCCGCAGCCGCCCAGCCACTATTATCCCGACAACGATCCCACTCGTCCGCCCCATGTCAGCTGGAGGGCGCACGCGCATCTGTTTTATTGCAACTGGCTCAACTACTATGTTTATCAGGAAACGCCCTTTAGCCTTACCGCTATCGCCCGTAACCGGCAGGGCATGTAA
- a CDS encoding RrF2 family transcriptional regulator has translation MRFSTRTRYGLRFLLRLAAQPQGTLLQLGQVAREENISSGYLEQIVRALRPMGILRAVRGSGGGYSLAKPPADINIEEVFQHLEGEISPVRCLSKGRHCQREGHCSTRGFWTELDGHIRSFLQKRTLQEIIDTEKCSVTGGNHVELH, from the coding sequence ATGCGATTTTCTACCAGAACCCGTTATGGATTGCGCTTTTTGCTGCGCCTGGCGGCACAGCCGCAGGGCACGCTTTTGCAACTGGGGCAAGTGGCCCGCGAGGAAAACATATCTTCGGGCTATCTGGAGCAAATAGTACGGGCGCTGCGCCCCATGGGCATTCTCAGGGCCGTACGCGGCTCAGGCGGCGGATACTCTCTTGCCAAACCCCCGGCTGATATTAACATAGAAGAAGTCTTTCAGCACCTTGAAGGTGAAATTTCCCCTGTGCGCTGTCTGAGCAAGGGCCGTCACTGCCAACGCGAGGGTCACTGCTCCACACGGGGCTTCTGGACAGAACTGGATGGTCACATCCGCTCCTTCCTGCAAAAGCGCACCCTGCAGGAAATAATCGACACAGAGAAATGCTCCGTAACGGGAGGCAATCATGTGGAATTACACTAA
- the nifU gene encoding Fe-S cluster assembly protein NifU — protein sequence MWNYTKAVHDHFLHPHNVGPLEDANAIGEVGSLTCGDALKLYLKINDQHIIEGASFETFGCASAIASSSVLTDMVKGMSVEDALKITNKDITNALGGLPKQKMHCSVMGQEALEAAIRQWKGEPPVPHAHEDGKLVCKCFGITDAQIIRAITENGLKTVEEITNYTKAGGACGECLDEIAEILAAQLKQKPLVELKPRPRLTNVQRMQMVLKTIEEEIRPQLAADGGDIELVDVDGLRVVVSLRGRCAQCRSSEVTIRDLVQRMLREHVEADIVVEEA from the coding sequence ATGTGGAATTACACTAAAGCCGTTCACGACCACTTTCTGCATCCGCACAATGTGGGTCCCCTGGAAGACGCCAACGCCATAGGCGAGGTAGGCAGCCTGACCTGCGGCGACGCCCTTAAGCTCTACCTCAAGATCAACGACCAGCATATCATCGAGGGCGCGAGCTTTGAAACCTTTGGCTGCGCCAGCGCCATTGCCTCCAGCTCTGTGCTCACAGACATGGTCAAGGGCATGTCGGTCGAAGACGCCCTTAAAATCACCAACAAGGACATCACCAACGCCCTTGGCGGCCTGCCCAAGCAAAAAATGCACTGCTCCGTCATGGGGCAGGAGGCCCTTGAAGCCGCCATCCGTCAGTGGAAGGGAGAGCCTCCGGTGCCCCACGCCCACGAAGACGGCAAGCTTGTGTGCAAGTGCTTTGGCATCACCGATGCCCAGATCATACGCGCTATTACCGAAAACGGCCTTAAAACCGTTGAAGAAATCACCAACTACACCAAGGCTGGCGGCGCGTGCGGCGAATGCCTTGATGAAATCGCCGAGATACTGGCCGCCCAGCTCAAGCAAAAGCCGCTGGTCGAGCTCAAGCCCAGACCGCGCCTTACCAATGTGCAGCGCATGCAAATGGTGCTGAAGACCATTGAAGAGGAAATTCGCCCGCAGCTTGCGGCCGACGGCGGGGACATTGAACTTGTGGATGTGGACGGTCTGCGCGTTGTGGTTTCCCTGCGCGGGCGGTGCGCCCAGTGCCGCTCCAGCGAGGTGACCATTCGCGATCTGGTGCAGCGCATGCTGCGCGAGCATGTAGAAGCCGACATCGTGGTTGAGGAGGCCTAA
- the nifS gene encoding cysteine desulfurase NifS: MKTIYFDNNATTAVAPEVREAILPYLGEFYGNPSSMHTFGGQVADAVETARENMAALLGASPDEIIFTSCGSESDNAAIWSATQTQPEKRHLITTRVEHPAVLSVMQHWERQGYRVTYLGVDNKGRLDLDEYAAALTSDTALASIMFANNEVGNIYPIQQMAEMAKDKGILFHTDAVQAVGKTPIDLAHLPVDMLSLSGHKLHAPKGIGVLYVRKGVRFRPFLRGGHQEKGRRAGTENVPYIAGLGAAAKLAATHMQEERVNVALLRDRLEKGLVERIPDCMVNGDVENRLPNTTNIAFKNVEGEAILLMLDRLGVCASSGSACTSGSLEPSHVLRAMGVPFTFAHGSIRLSLSRYSTQEEVDFVIENFPDVIKTLRMISPFKN, translated from the coding sequence ATGAAGACCATCTATTTTGACAACAACGCCACCACAGCGGTGGCGCCTGAAGTTCGCGAGGCCATACTGCCCTACCTGGGCGAATTTTATGGCAACCCTTCGAGCATGCACACCTTTGGCGGACAGGTGGCGGACGCGGTTGAAACAGCTCGCGAAAACATGGCCGCCCTGCTGGGCGCAAGCCCGGACGAAATCATCTTTACCTCGTGCGGGTCTGAAAGCGACAACGCCGCCATCTGGTCGGCCACACAGACCCAGCCCGAAAAACGCCACCTCATCACAACAAGGGTTGAGCACCCTGCTGTGCTCAGCGTCATGCAGCACTGGGAACGCCAGGGCTACCGCGTCACCTACCTTGGCGTAGACAACAAGGGCCGCCTTGATCTGGATGAATACGCAGCAGCCCTCACCTCCGACACGGCGCTGGCCTCCATCATGTTTGCCAACAACGAAGTGGGCAACATCTACCCCATCCAGCAAATGGCGGAAATGGCCAAGGACAAGGGCATTCTGTTCCACACCGACGCCGTGCAGGCCGTGGGCAAAACCCCCATTGATCTGGCCCATCTGCCCGTTGACATGCTTTCGCTCTCTGGGCACAAGCTGCACGCCCCCAAGGGCATTGGCGTGCTCTACGTTCGCAAGGGCGTTCGTTTTCGCCCGTTTTTGCGGGGCGGGCATCAGGAAAAAGGCCGCCGCGCCGGTACGGAAAACGTGCCCTATATTGCCGGCCTTGGGGCCGCAGCCAAGCTGGCCGCTACCCACATGCAGGAAGAACGCGTCAACGTTGCCCTGCTGCGCGACAGGCTTGAAAAGGGCCTTGTGGAACGCATACCCGACTGCATGGTCAACGGCGATGTGGAAAACCGCCTGCCCAACACCACCAATATCGCCTTTAAAAACGTGGAAGGCGAGGCCATCCTGCTGATGCTCGACAGGCTGGGCGTGTGTGCAAGCTCCGGCTCGGCGTGCACGTCGGGCAGCCTTGAGCCCTCGCATGTGCTCCGCGCCATGGGCGTGCCGTTTACCTTCGCGCACGGCTCCATACGCCTTTCGCTTTCGCGCTACTCAACGCAGGAAGAAGTGGACTTTGTCATCGAAAACTTCCCCGACGTGATCAAAACCCTGCGCATGATTTCGCCCTTTAAAAACTAG
- a CDS encoding HD-GYP domain-containing protein, translating into MRSIRLFDLLMGFSRALDMVTPFLAGHHLRVAFLSQIIAERLRLSASSRKYMLMASMLHDIGAIPLKSETKDLVFERNKALHCRAGWAFCKTTGLPRPVCDMVLHHHTEWDSYSPEDQNALPANCIHMADRIDIALRGKQFADLRGICRMLQAKTSEYAPENLAAMESVADDAAVNSLLASPQKMEQHLASTFGMVVLGPVQLVDLCGLFSQTIDSKSPFTATHSMGVAHTARMLLKLSRMADIGDLTTMFIAGLLHDIGKLAIPLEILEKPTSLTPKEMLQIQQHAQNSLELLGSIPGFTCVREWGGRHHERIDGTGYPERVKGSGLSLPVRIIAVADVFTALTEDRPYRQGMPLPKAMALIESMAELNYLDADVVSLLADNVAQVNRARIRAQRRAAANFVVMRRLCGATAAA; encoded by the coding sequence ATGCGGTCCATTCGTCTTTTTGATTTGCTGATGGGTTTTTCGCGCGCACTTGATATGGTTACGCCATTCCTTGCGGGTCATCATTTGCGCGTTGCCTTTTTAAGTCAGATTATTGCCGAGCGGCTGCGGCTTTCCGCCTCCTCCCGCAAGTACATGCTTATGGCCAGCATGCTGCACGACATAGGGGCCATACCGCTTAAAAGCGAGACCAAGGACCTTGTTTTTGAACGCAACAAGGCACTGCACTGCCGGGCTGGCTGGGCCTTTTGCAAAACAACCGGTCTGCCGCGTCCGGTTTGCGACATGGTGCTGCACCACCATACGGAATGGGACAGTTACAGCCCGGAGGATCAAAACGCCCTGCCTGCCAACTGCATACACATGGCTGACAGGATTGATATTGCCCTGCGCGGCAAGCAGTTTGCTGACCTGCGCGGCATCTGCCGCATGTTGCAGGCCAAAACCAGTGAATACGCCCCTGAAAACCTCGCGGCGATGGAATCCGTTGCTGACGATGCCGCTGTGAACAGCCTTTTGGCCAGTCCCCAAAAAATGGAACAGCACCTGGCCTCAACCTTTGGCATGGTTGTTCTTGGCCCGGTGCAGCTTGTGGATTTGTGCGGCCTTTTTTCGCAAACCATCGACTCCAAAAGCCCCTTCACGGCCACGCATTCCATGGGCGTGGCGCACACGGCCCGTATGCTGCTCAAACTCAGCCGTATGGCCGATATCGGCGACCTTACAACCATGTTTATCGCCGGGCTGCTGCACGACATAGGCAAACTTGCCATCCCATTGGAAATTTTGGAAAAACCAACGTCCCTTACCCCTAAAGAAATGCTGCAAATACAACAGCACGCCCAAAACAGCCTGGAACTTTTGGGTTCCATACCCGGCTTTACCTGCGTGCGGGAATGGGGGGGAAGACATCACGAACGCATTGACGGCACAGGCTACCCCGAACGAGTCAAGGGGAGCGGCCTTTCCCTGCCGGTGCGCATTATCGCCGTGGCGGATGTTTTTACCGCGCTGACAGAAGACCGCCCTTACCGTCAGGGCATGCCCCTGCCCAAAGCCATGGCGCTCATTGAGTCCATGGCCGAGCTTAACTACCTCGACGCAGATGTGGTAAGCCTGCTCGCCGACAATGTGGCTCAGGTAAACAGGGCGCGCATCCGCGCCCAGCGCCGCGCGGCTGCAAATTTTGTGGTCATGCGCAGATTGTGCGGCGCGACTGCTGCGGCCTGA
- the nrdG gene encoding anaerobic ribonucleoside-triphosphate reductase activating protein: protein MPESCKTALMRLSGIVEESIVDGPGLRYVLFTQGCPHHCKGCHNPQTHSFEGGFLLTAEAALAQMAENPLLSGITLSGGEPFEQAEALCAVAAGARAMGKSVMTYTGYVFEALLARDDPWTGRLLDLTDILVDGPYMEDLRDLELQFRGSSNQRLLDRADRERIAAGLRRS from the coding sequence ATGCCTGAATCATGCAAGACCGCGCTCATGCGGCTGTCGGGCATTGTGGAGGAATCCATAGTGGACGGACCGGGGCTGCGGTATGTACTGTTTACGCAGGGTTGCCCGCACCACTGTAAGGGGTGTCACAATCCGCAGACGCACAGCTTTGAGGGCGGCTTTCTGCTGACGGCAGAGGCCGCCCTTGCCCAGATGGCGGAAAATCCGCTGTTGTCGGGTATAACGCTGTCGGGCGGCGAACCTTTTGAGCAGGCCGAGGCGCTTTGCGCCGTGGCAGCGGGCGCGCGAGCCATGGGAAAAAGCGTGATGACCTACACCGGCTATGTTTTTGAGGCCTTGCTGGCGCGCGACGACCCCTGGACAGGCCGGCTGCTGGATCTGACGGATATTCTTGTGGACGGCCCCTACATGGAAGACCTGCGCGATCTTGAGCTGCAGTTCAGGGGCAGCTCAAACCAGCGGCTGCTTGACCGCGCCGACAGAGAGCGGATAGCCGCAGGGCTGCGCCGCAGCTGA